One stretch of Calonectris borealis chromosome 5, bCalBor7.hap1.2, whole genome shotgun sequence DNA includes these proteins:
- the C5H11orf96 gene encoding uncharacterized protein C11orf96 homolog, with protein sequence MAAKPAELMGVCSSYQAVMPHFVCVAEEFPPPARPAKAPKGKLRRPRQSRFKTQPVTFDEIQEVEEEGVSPMEEEKAKKSFLQSLECLRRSTQNLSLQRDRLGSCRLRNSLDSSDSDSAL encoded by the coding sequence ATGGCCGCGAAGCCGGCCGAGCTGATGGGCGTTTGCTCCAGCTACCAGGCGGTGATGCCCCACTTCGTCTGCGTGGCCGAGGAgttccccccgcccgcccgccccgccaaGGCCCCCAAGGGCAAGCTGCGGCGGCCGCGGCAGTCGCGCTTCAAGACGCAGCCGGTGACTTTCGACGAGAtccaggaggtggaggaggagggggtgtcccccatggaggaggagaaggccaAGAAGTCCTTCCTGCAGTCGCTGGAGTGCCTGCGGCGGAGCACCCAGAACCTCAGCCTCCAGCGGGACCGCCTCGGCAGCTGCCGCCTCCGCAACAGCCTCGACTCCAGCGACTCGGACTCGGCCCTCTGA